From the Priestia koreensis genome, one window contains:
- the pyrE gene encoding orotate phosphoribosyltransferase: MKKEIAQHLITIEAVCLEPNNPFTWASGIKSPIYCDNRLTLSYPHVRKEIAKGLQHLIKTYFNNVEVIAGTATAGIPHAAWISEGLELPMCYVRSKAKGHGRGNQIEGKVEKGQRVVVVEDLISTGGSVMTAVNALKEQGCDVLGVVSIFTYEMDAARELFKKEGLISYSLTDYSTLVQVAVEKGTIEEADLEKLLKWREDPSSESWLVLS; the protein is encoded by the coding sequence ATGAAAAAAGAAATTGCACAGCATTTAATTACTATTGAAGCCGTATGCTTGGAGCCAAATAACCCGTTTACATGGGCATCAGGAATCAAATCACCGATTTATTGTGACAACAGACTGACTTTGTCGTATCCACACGTACGAAAAGAAATCGCAAAAGGATTACAGCATCTTATTAAAACGTACTTTAACAATGTTGAAGTGATTGCTGGTACTGCAACAGCTGGCATTCCCCATGCCGCATGGATTAGTGAAGGGTTAGAGCTACCAATGTGCTACGTGCGCAGCAAAGCAAAAGGGCACGGTCGCGGGAATCAAATTGAAGGAAAAGTGGAAAAAGGACAGCGCGTTGTCGTGGTGGAAGATTTAATTTCCACAGGCGGCAGCGTCATGACGGCCGTAAATGCCCTAAAAGAACAAGGCTGTGACGTACTAGGCGTCGTCTCAATTTTTACATACGAAATGGATGCAGCACGCGAGTTGTTTAAAAAAGAAGGACTAATCTCGTACTCCTTAACAGATTACTCGACTCTTGTTCAGGTGGCTGTTGAAAAAGGAACGATTGAGGAAGCAGACTTGGAAAAACTATTGAAATGGCGTGAGGATCCGTCATCTGAAAGCTGGCTTGTCTTATCATAA
- the pyrF gene encoding orotidine-5'-phosphate decarboxylase translates to MNQSLVIALDFSSKQEVEQFLQPFEGESLFLKVGMELFYKEGPAILAYLNEHNHRIFLDLKLHDIPNTVKQGMKSLANYGVDMVNVHAAGGTRMMEAAVEGLIAGTQAGKQRPLCIAVTQLTSTSQGMMERELLIKESLNDVVLHYAKQADESGLDGVVCSSLEVPLLRAHLRPSFLTVTPGIRMAEDSVDDQVRIVTPQQARENGSSAIVVGRSITKAKNPVLAYQKMKQQWEGVTV, encoded by the coding sequence ATGAATCAGTCGCTGGTTATCGCGCTTGATTTTTCCTCAAAGCAGGAAGTGGAGCAGTTTTTACAGCCATTTGAAGGAGAATCTCTGTTTCTTAAAGTAGGAATGGAGCTCTTTTACAAAGAGGGACCTGCTATTTTGGCTTATTTAAACGAGCACAATCATCGCATCTTTTTGGATCTAAAGCTTCATGACATTCCGAACACCGTAAAGCAAGGAATGAAGTCCTTAGCAAACTACGGCGTTGATATGGTGAACGTCCACGCAGCAGGTGGAACGCGCATGATGGAAGCAGCCGTTGAAGGGTTAATTGCAGGTACACAAGCAGGAAAGCAGCGGCCGCTTTGCATTGCCGTAACACAGCTGACGAGCACATCACAGGGCATGATGGAGCGAGAGTTGCTCATTAAGGAATCGTTAAACGATGTGGTGCTTCATTATGCGAAGCAAGCAGACGAGAGCGGCTTAGATGGTGTCGTTTGTTCAAGCCTTGAAGTACCGCTGCTACGCGCGCACCTTCGACCAAGCTTTTTAACGGTGACGCCAGGAATTCGAATGGCAGAGGACTCAGTTGATGACCAAGTTCGTATCGTAACACCGCAGCAGGCGAGAGAAAACGGATCGAGTGCGATCGTTGTTGGACGCTCTATTACAAAAGCGAAGAATCCAGTACTAGCCTATCAAAAGATGAAACAACAGTGGGAGGGCGTAACCGTATGA
- a CDS encoding dihydroorotate dehydrogenase → MLETRLPGLKMKNPIMPASGCFGFGREYASFYDLSVLGSIMVKATTPEPRFGNATPRVAETSAGMLNAIGLQNPGLKKVMEEELPFLEKYKLPIIANVAGGVAEDYVQVAKELSTVKNVGALELNISCPNVKHGGIAFGVDPVVAADLTKKVKEVSEVPVYVKLSPNVSNIVEMAKAIEQAGADGLTMINTLMGMRLDLKTGTPVLANKTGGLSGPAIKPVAIRMIYEVSQQVNIPIIGMGGVTNAEDVLEFLYAGASAVAVGTANFVDPFVCPTIIEELPEVLQRYGYDHVSECIGRSWKKHESVAGYRA, encoded by the coding sequence ATGCTCGAAACGAGATTGCCAGGGTTAAAGATGAAAAACCCAATCATGCCCGCATCAGGATGCTTTGGGTTTGGACGAGAGTATGCCTCCTTTTATGACTTAAGCGTGCTTGGATCTATTATGGTGAAGGCAACGACTCCTGAGCCAAGATTTGGAAACGCAACGCCTCGTGTTGCGGAAACATCAGCAGGCATGCTAAATGCGATTGGCCTTCAAAACCCAGGGCTAAAAAAGGTCATGGAAGAAGAGCTTCCTTTTTTAGAGAAATATAAATTACCTATTATTGCGAATGTAGCCGGGGGGGTTGCAGAAGATTATGTGCAAGTTGCAAAAGAGCTATCAACAGTCAAAAATGTCGGAGCGCTTGAGCTGAATATCTCCTGTCCAAACGTAAAACATGGCGGTATTGCGTTCGGAGTAGATCCTGTCGTAGCAGCAGATCTTACGAAAAAGGTAAAAGAAGTATCAGAAGTACCTGTCTATGTAAAGCTCTCACCAAACGTCTCCAACATTGTAGAAATGGCAAAAGCAATTGAACAAGCAGGAGCAGATGGCTTAACGATGATCAATACGCTTATGGGCATGCGTCTGGACCTAAAAACAGGGACACCGGTATTAGCGAATAAGACGGGGGGGTTGTCAGGGCCAGCCATTAAGCCTGTCGCTATTCGAATGATTTATGAGGTTAGTCAGCAGGTGAACATTCCGATTATCGGCATGGGCGGTGTCACAAACGCAGAGGATGTGCTTGAGTTTTTGTATGCAGGAGCGAGCGCCGTTGCGGTTGGAACGGCAAACTTTGTTGATCCGTTTGTATGTCCAACGATTATTGAGGAATTACCTGAAGTACTGCAGAGATATGGCTATGATCACGTATCAGAATGTATCGGAAGGAGCTGGAAGAAGCATGAATCAGTCGCTGGTTATCGCGCTTGA
- a CDS encoding dihydroorotate dehydrogenase electron transfer subunit, whose amino-acid sequence MMQKEMMRVISNEPIARHIYALTLEGALVTEMNEPGQFVHLRVNNQYNPVLRRPISIANIDQIHEQFTMIYRAEGLGTKLLSEKIAGEYVDVLGPLGNGFPVEASSEGETAILVGGGIGVPPLYELSQQLVAKGIKVVHVLGFQSAPDVFYEEKFMKLGETHVATVDGTYGTKGFVTDIIEQKQLSFDQMYACGPVPMLRALEGNYRDGAPLYLSLEQRMGCGVGACFACVCPVEEGSTAYKKVCSDGPVFKAGEVLL is encoded by the coding sequence ATGATGCAAAAAGAAATGATGAGGGTGATCAGCAATGAGCCGATCGCAAGACACATTTATGCGCTCACCCTTGAAGGTGCACTTGTTACCGAGATGAACGAACCTGGCCAGTTCGTTCATCTTCGTGTAAACAACCAGTATAATCCGGTTTTACGTCGCCCGATTAGCATTGCGAATATTGATCAAATTCATGAGCAGTTTACGATGATTTATCGTGCAGAAGGACTCGGAACGAAGCTGTTATCTGAAAAGATAGCAGGAGAGTATGTAGACGTTCTTGGCCCGCTTGGAAACGGTTTTCCCGTAGAAGCCTCTAGTGAAGGGGAAACGGCTATTCTAGTGGGAGGTGGGATTGGTGTTCCCCCACTTTATGAGCTTTCACAGCAGCTTGTGGCAAAAGGGATAAAAGTTGTCCACGTATTAGGCTTTCAAAGTGCTCCGGATGTATTTTATGAAGAAAAATTCATGAAGCTTGGGGAGACGCACGTAGCAACAGTTGATGGCACTTACGGTACAAAGGGATTTGTGACGGATATTATTGAGCAAAAGCAGCTATCGTTCGATCAGATGTACGCGTGTGGCCCTGTGCCGATGCTCCGTGCATTAGAAGGAAATTACCGTGACGGAGCACCTCTATATCTTTCACTTGAGCAGCGTATGGGATGCGGAGTAGGAGCATGCTTTGCATGTGTCTGTCCGGTTGAAGAAGGCAGTACGGCTTACAAAAAAGTGTGCAGTGATGGTCCGGTATTTAAAGCAGGGGAGGTATTGCTATGA
- the carB gene encoding carbamoyl-phosphate synthase large subunit: MPKRVDIETILVIGSGPIIIGQAAEFDYAGTQACLALKEEGYRVILVNSNPATIMTDAEIADKVYIEPLTLEFLTSIIRKERPDALLPTLGGQTGLNMAVELSKSGVLDEMNVEILGTKLSAIEQAEDRELFRSLMNELNEPVPASEIIHTLEEAYSFVDEVDYPVIVRPAYTLGGTGGGICHNEKELIEIVSSGLKNSPVTQCLLEKSIAGFKEVEYEVMRDSNDNAIVVCNMENIDPVGIHTGDSIVVAPSQTLSDREYQLLRNASLKIIRALHIEGGCNVQLALDPDSFQYFIIEVNPRVSRSSALASKATGYPIAKLAAKIAVGLTLDEMINPVTGKTYACFEPALDYVVSKIPRFPFDKFESAKRNLGTQMKATGEVMAIGRTFEESLLKAVRSLETGLCHLELQNADEIDDVLLEKRIRNAGDERIFYVSEALRRGVTIETIHEWSMIDLFFLYKLQKVVQLEMTLKESKGDLSLLQKAKRLGFSDPKIAELWNMSEQELYELRKENHIVPVYKTVDTCAAEFESSTPYFYGTYEEENESIVTDRKSVIVLGSGPIRIGQGIEFDYATVHSVWAIKQAGYEAIIVNSNPETVSTDFSISDKLYFEPLTIEDVMHIIDLEKPYGVVVQFGGQTAINLAEELGKRGVRILGTSLESLDAAEDRKKFERVLSGLDIPQPLGKTATSVEEAVEIAEEIGYPVLVRPSYVLGGRAMEIVYHKEDLLHYMKNAVKVHADHPVLIDRYLTGKEIEVDAIADGETVYIPGIMEHVERAGVHSGDSIAVYPAQTLSEEIKQKIVDYTIQIAKGLNIVGLLNIQFVLSKNEIYVLEVNPRSSRTVPFLSKITRIPMANLATKAMLGQKLKDAGYETGIHPEEEGVYVKVPVFSFAKLRRVDITLGPEMKSTGEVMGQDTTYEKALYKGLIASGMSIKTYGSVLMTVADKDKEEALEIAKRFYNIGYQILATEGTASFFAQAGIKAKIVNKIGSEENTLVDVIRTGEAQLVINTLTKGKQPARDGFKIRRESVENGIPCLTSLDTAYAILRVLETVGFNTQPMRQAVKTREVTYS, encoded by the coding sequence ATGCCTAAACGCGTAGACATTGAAACTATTTTAGTAATCGGATCAGGACCAATCATCATCGGGCAAGCAGCAGAGTTTGATTATGCCGGCACACAAGCGTGTCTGGCACTAAAAGAAGAAGGATACCGCGTCATCCTCGTGAACTCAAATCCAGCGACGATTATGACGGATGCCGAAATCGCAGATAAAGTATACATTGAGCCATTAACATTGGAGTTCTTAACATCAATTATTCGCAAAGAGCGACCAGATGCGCTGTTACCAACGCTAGGCGGACAAACGGGTTTAAATATGGCAGTTGAGCTATCAAAATCAGGTGTACTAGATGAAATGAACGTGGAAATTCTCGGAACAAAGCTAAGCGCCATTGAGCAAGCGGAGGATCGTGAACTGTTCCGTAGCTTAATGAATGAACTGAACGAACCTGTTCCAGCGAGTGAGATCATTCATACGCTAGAGGAAGCCTACTCCTTTGTCGATGAAGTGGATTATCCGGTTATCGTCAGACCTGCTTACACGCTAGGAGGAACAGGCGGAGGAATCTGTCACAATGAAAAAGAACTCATTGAAATTGTATCAAGCGGTCTTAAAAACAGCCCGGTTACACAATGTTTACTGGAAAAGAGCATTGCAGGATTCAAAGAGGTTGAATACGAAGTAATGCGCGATTCAAATGATAATGCCATCGTTGTTTGTAATATGGAAAACATTGATCCAGTCGGCATTCATACAGGAGATTCCATTGTCGTAGCGCCGAGTCAGACGCTTAGCGATCGTGAGTACCAGCTGCTTCGAAACGCATCGCTAAAAATCATTCGTGCCCTCCATATCGAAGGCGGATGTAACGTACAGCTTGCGCTTGATCCAGATAGCTTTCAGTACTTTATTATTGAGGTAAATCCACGCGTAAGTCGCTCATCAGCGCTTGCATCTAAAGCAACAGGATATCCAATTGCGAAGCTTGCGGCGAAAATTGCCGTCGGATTAACGCTAGACGAGATGATTAACCCTGTAACAGGAAAAACATACGCATGCTTTGAGCCAGCCCTTGATTATGTGGTATCCAAAATTCCACGCTTCCCGTTTGATAAGTTCGAATCAGCGAAGCGTAACCTTGGAACGCAAATGAAAGCAACAGGAGAAGTAATGGCGATTGGTCGTACGTTTGAAGAATCACTGTTAAAAGCCGTACGTTCACTTGAAACAGGACTTTGTCATCTAGAATTACAGAACGCAGACGAAATTGACGATGTCCTGCTTGAAAAACGAATTCGTAATGCCGGTGATGAGCGAATCTTCTACGTATCAGAAGCGCTTAGACGTGGAGTGACGATTGAGACGATTCATGAGTGGAGTATGATTGATCTTTTCTTCCTGTATAAATTGCAAAAGGTAGTTCAGTTAGAAATGACGCTAAAAGAGAGCAAGGGAGACTTATCTCTACTTCAAAAAGCGAAGAGATTAGGATTCTCAGATCCGAAAATTGCCGAGCTTTGGAACATGTCCGAGCAGGAGCTTTATGAGCTGCGTAAGGAGAATCACATTGTCCCTGTGTACAAAACGGTGGATACGTGTGCAGCAGAATTTGAATCATCCACGCCGTATTTTTACGGAACGTACGAAGAAGAGAACGAATCAATTGTAACGGATCGCAAAAGTGTGATCGTATTAGGATCTGGGCCGATTCGCATCGGGCAAGGGATTGAGTTTGATTATGCAACGGTTCATAGCGTATGGGCTATTAAACAAGCAGGCTACGAAGCTATTATCGTGAACAGCAACCCAGAAACGGTATCAACAGACTTTAGTATTTCCGATAAGCTGTATTTTGAGCCGCTAACGATCGAAGATGTGATGCATATTATTGATCTTGAAAAGCCGTACGGAGTGGTCGTGCAGTTCGGTGGCCAAACAGCGATTAATTTAGCAGAAGAGCTCGGAAAACGCGGTGTACGCATTTTAGGAACATCACTTGAAAGCCTAGATGCTGCAGAGGATCGCAAGAAATTTGAACGCGTGCTTTCTGGTTTAGACATTCCACAACCGCTTGGAAAAACGGCTACATCTGTTGAAGAGGCAGTGGAAATTGCAGAGGAAATCGGTTATCCGGTACTCGTTCGTCCATCTTATGTGCTTGGTGGAAGAGCGATGGAAATCGTGTATCACAAAGAAGATCTTCTTCACTATATGAAAAATGCGGTGAAAGTGCACGCTGATCATCCCGTACTCATTGACCGCTATCTAACTGGAAAAGAAATTGAAGTCGATGCAATTGCAGACGGAGAAACGGTTTATATTCCTGGAATTATGGAACACGTTGAGCGTGCAGGCGTTCACTCAGGAGATTCCATTGCGGTGTACCCAGCACAAACATTATCAGAGGAAATCAAGCAAAAGATTGTTGATTACACGATTCAAATTGCCAAAGGCTTAAACATTGTCGGACTGTTAAACATTCAATTTGTTCTATCAAAAAATGAGATTTACGTACTAGAGGTGAATCCGCGCTCAAGCCGTACGGTACCGTTTTTAAGTAAAATTACGCGTATCCCAATGGCAAACCTCGCAACAAAAGCGATGCTTGGTCAAAAGTTAAAAGACGCAGGCTATGAAACAGGCATTCATCCAGAAGAAGAAGGGGTGTACGTAAAGGTACCGGTCTTCTCGTTTGCGAAATTACGTCGCGTCGACATTACGCTTGGACCAGAAATGAAATCAACTGGTGAAGTGATGGGGCAAGATACGACGTATGAAAAGGCTCTTTACAAAGGATTAATCGCGTCAGGAATGTCGATTAAAACGTACGGATCTGTTCTCATGACGGTTGCGGATAAAGATAAAGAAGAGGCATTAGAAATTGCAAAGCGCTTTTATAACATTGGCTATCAAATTCTAGCGACAGAAGGCACTGCATCATTCTTTGCTCAGGCAGGCATTAAAGCGAAAATCGTCAACAAGATTGGCAGTGAAGAAAATACGCTCGTTGATGTAATTCGTACGGGTGAGGCACAGCTTGTTATTAACACGCTAACAAAAGGAAAGCAGCCGGCACGCGATGGCTTTAAAATTCGCCGTGAATCCGTAGAAAACGGTATTCCGTGCTTAACGTCACTTGATACAGCTTATGCCATCTTACGTGTGCTAGAAACGGTAGGATTTAATACGCAGCCGATGCGTCAAGCGGTGAAAACGCGTGAGGTGACGTATTCATGA
- a CDS encoding carbamoyl phosphate synthase small subunit → MKRQLILEDGTVFVGEAFGSEQEKTGEVVFNTGMTGYQEILSDPSYCGQIVTFTYPLIGNYGVNRDDFESIEPAVHGIIVKEMCDFPSNFRSQFSIDAFLKAKGIPGLAEIDTRKLTKKIREFGTLKGKMCSMDVNVDEVVQSLKTAVLPTNQVQQVSTKRAYPSPGRGNKVVLVDFGMKHGILRELTKRQCDVLVVPHNVTAEEILRLEPDGIMLSNGPGDPKDVPEAIQMIQGVLGKIPLFGICLGHQLFALACGANTEKMRFGHRGSNHPVKDLESNRVMITSQNHGYTVEEASLTGTDIVVTHRALNDGTVEGLKHKFHLAFTVQYHPEASPGPDDANLLFDQFVNLMETNKKAGNEACLNA, encoded by the coding sequence ATGAAACGTCAACTAATTTTAGAAGATGGTACAGTATTTGTAGGAGAAGCATTTGGAAGTGAACAAGAAAAAACAGGTGAAGTAGTCTTTAATACAGGAATGACAGGCTATCAGGAAATTTTATCTGATCCTTCTTACTGTGGTCAGATCGTTACGTTTACATATCCACTTATCGGAAATTACGGCGTGAACCGCGACGATTTTGAATCAATTGAGCCAGCGGTACACGGGATCATCGTGAAGGAAATGTGCGATTTTCCGTCCAACTTCCGCAGTCAATTTTCCATCGATGCCTTTTTAAAAGCGAAGGGCATTCCAGGATTAGCGGAAATCGATACGAGAAAGCTGACAAAGAAAATTCGTGAATTTGGAACATTAAAAGGGAAAATGTGCAGTATGGATGTGAACGTAGATGAGGTGGTTCAAAGCTTAAAAACAGCTGTTCTACCGACAAACCAAGTACAGCAAGTATCAACAAAGCGTGCGTATCCAAGTCCAGGTCGCGGAAATAAAGTTGTTCTCGTTGATTTTGGAATGAAGCACGGCATTTTACGTGAATTAACGAAGCGTCAATGTGATGTACTCGTCGTACCGCATAACGTAACGGCGGAAGAAATTCTTCGTCTAGAGCCTGATGGCATTATGCTAAGTAACGGACCTGGGGATCCAAAGGATGTACCTGAAGCGATTCAAATGATTCAAGGTGTATTAGGGAAAATTCCTCTGTTTGGAATTTGTTTGGGACACCAGCTTTTTGCCTTAGCGTGCGGAGCAAACACGGAAAAAATGAGATTCGGTCATCGTGGCTCGAATCATCCGGTAAAAGATTTAGAAAGTAACCGAGTAATGATCACTTCTCAAAATCATGGATACACGGTAGAAGAAGCTTCACTTACCGGGACGGATATTGTCGTCACACATCGAGCATTAAACGATGGAACGGTAGAAGGGTTAAAACATAAGTTCCATCTTGCCTTTACTGTGCAGTATCATCCAGAAGCTTCACCAGGACCAGACGATGCCAACCTACTATTTGATCAGTTCGTAAACTTAATGGAAACAAATAAGAAAGCGGGGAATGAAGCATGCCTAAACGCGTAG
- a CDS encoding dihydroorotase — MSLLIKNGLWLNEQNEAEKVDVFIQNGVIEKIGADLHEGAAEVIDAHEKLLTPGFVDVHVHLREPGGEKKETIATGSHAAARGGFTTIAAMPNTRPVPDTKEQMEWLQQKIKDTAIVRVLPYASITTRQLGKELTDFEGLKQAGAFAFTDDGVGVQSSHMMLEAMKKAAALDMTIVAHCEDNELIYGGCVHDGAFAKNHGLKGIPSICESLQIARDVLLAEAAGCHYHVCHVSTKESVRVIRDAKRAGIRVTAEVTPHHLLLCEEDIPGNDGNYKMNPPLRAKADQEALLEGLLDETIDFIATDHAPHTAEEKAEGMELAPFGIVGLETAFPLLYTNLVLTNKITLTQLIGWLTEKPASTFKLPYGRLVEGAPADITLIDVAAEEAIDPTKFVSKGKNTPFAGWACKGWPVATFVAGTCVWEKGSVEV, encoded by the coding sequence ATGTCGCTTTTAATCAAGAATGGCTTATGGCTAAATGAACAAAATGAAGCAGAAAAGGTAGATGTCTTTATTCAAAATGGTGTCATCGAAAAGATTGGTGCAGATCTTCATGAGGGTGCTGCTGAGGTTATAGATGCTCACGAAAAATTACTTACTCCAGGGTTTGTGGATGTTCACGTCCATTTACGTGAGCCAGGAGGTGAAAAGAAAGAGACAATTGCAACCGGATCGCATGCTGCGGCAAGAGGTGGTTTTACAACGATTGCAGCGATGCCAAATACAAGACCGGTTCCTGATACGAAAGAGCAAATGGAATGGCTACAGCAAAAGATTAAAGACACGGCGATCGTTCGAGTGCTTCCATACGCTTCTATTACGACACGACAGCTAGGAAAAGAGCTCACAGATTTTGAAGGGCTTAAACAAGCAGGAGCTTTTGCCTTCACAGACGATGGCGTCGGCGTACAATCCTCTCATATGATGCTAGAAGCGATGAAAAAAGCGGCAGCACTAGATATGACGATTGTCGCTCACTGTGAAGACAATGAGCTAATCTACGGTGGTTGTGTGCACGACGGAGCATTTGCAAAGAATCATGGCTTAAAAGGAATTCCGTCCATCTGTGAATCGCTGCAAATCGCGCGTGACGTCTTACTTGCAGAAGCTGCAGGCTGTCACTACCATGTCTGTCACGTCAGTACGAAAGAATCCGTGCGAGTGATTCGCGATGCGAAGCGTGCTGGAATTCGTGTAACAGCAGAAGTAACGCCTCATCATCTTCTTCTATGTGAAGAGGACATCCCAGGAAATGATGGGAATTATAAAATGAATCCTCCACTGCGTGCAAAAGCAGATCAAGAAGCGCTTTTAGAGGGCTTGCTAGACGAGACGATTGATTTTATCGCAACTGATCACGCCCCGCACACGGCAGAAGAAAAAGCAGAGGGAATGGAGCTTGCACCGTTTGGAATTGTCGGATTAGAAACAGCTTTTCCACTTTTGTATACAAATCTGGTATTAACGAACAAAATAACGCTCACACAGCTTATTGGATGGTTAACCGAAAAGCCTGCCTCAACGTTCAAGCTTCCTTATGGAAGACTAGTAGAAGGCGCACCGGCTGATATTACTCTTATCGATGTAGCAGCAGAAGAAGCAATTGATCCAACGAAATTCGTCTCAAAAGGGAAAAATACGCCGTTCGCAGGATGGGCATGTAAAGGATGGCCTGTCGCGACGTTTGTAGCGGGAACTTGTGTATGGGAGAAAGGGAGTGTTGAAGTATGA
- a CDS encoding aspartate carbamoyltransferase catalytic subunit codes for MEHLVSVSDLTVDEVKELLQVAEQLRFGDQPIRPTTQTFVANLFFEASTRTKCSFEVAERKLGLDVIPFEVGASSVQKGETLYDTIETLAAVGVNAVVIRHPQDRYYEELLNKVSIPIINAGDGCGQHPTQCLLDLLTIQQEFGGFEGLKVTIVGDLRHSRVARSNAEMLTKLGATVYFSGPKEWRDDSLPGEYVDLDEAVKYSDVVMLLRIQLERHDQGQHAVDDYHERYGLTVKRERLMKKSSIIMHPAPVNRGVEIADELVECERSRIFKQMQNGVYVRMAVLARALQLHKGGMNHVAFNQEWLMAK; via the coding sequence ATGGAGCATTTAGTATCGGTTTCAGATCTAACGGTTGATGAAGTGAAAGAGCTTTTACAAGTAGCGGAGCAATTACGATTCGGCGATCAGCCTATTCGTCCGACTACTCAAACGTTTGTTGCGAACTTATTCTTTGAAGCAAGCACGAGAACAAAATGTAGCTTCGAGGTAGCGGAGCGAAAGCTTGGACTAGATGTTATTCCATTTGAAGTGGGTGCATCAAGTGTTCAAAAAGGAGAGACTCTCTACGATACGATCGAGACGCTTGCAGCGGTGGGCGTGAACGCAGTGGTGATTCGTCATCCACAGGATCGTTACTACGAAGAACTGCTGAATAAAGTATCTATCCCAATCATCAATGCCGGAGATGGATGCGGACAGCACCCAACACAGTGCTTGCTCGATCTACTCACTATTCAGCAAGAGTTTGGAGGATTTGAAGGGTTAAAGGTAACGATTGTCGGTGACCTCCGTCACAGTCGCGTAGCAAGATCGAATGCAGAAATGCTGACGAAACTGGGAGCAACGGTCTACTTCTCCGGACCAAAAGAATGGAGGGATGATTCACTTCCAGGGGAGTATGTTGATTTAGACGAAGCAGTGAAGTATTCAGATGTCGTGATGCTTCTCCGTATTCAATTAGAGCGTCACGATCAAGGGCAACACGCAGTCGATGATTATCATGAACGCTACGGATTAACGGTAAAACGCGAGCGTCTTATGAAGAAATCGAGCATCATTATGCATCCTGCACCTGTTAACAGGGGAGTAGAGATTGCAGATGAATTAGTCGAATGCGAAAGATCCCGAATCTTCAAGCAAATGCAAAATGGCGTTTACGTTCGCATGGCTGTCTTAGCCCGAGCTTTGCAATTACATAAAGGAGGAATGAATCATGTCGCTTTTAATCAAGAATGGCTTATGGCTAAATGA